The region CTGCGCAAAGGCAGATGTGCGCCAAAAGCCAAAAACTGCGTCTACAGGtcagcgcgcgcgagcgaACAGAGTCGTGAGGCAACACCCGAAAGTCAACTTGCCAGCGAGGCAATTGGTGATGCGGTCACCGACTCGGACTCGAGGGCATAACCGGCTTGGCTGTACGGTACCAACGACGGGCTCTCTCGGGGTCACATACGAGAAACACCTGGAGTCTCAGATGGCACAACCAGATGGTCAACGCTCTCCGCCCTGTGCGCTCGACGGAGCGGATGCCGCGATATCCGGCCTGGACGGTGGTGATAGTCGCCCCAGCGAGCACGTGTGACagcgtcggccagcttggGCTCGACGAGAGAAGATGGATGAATGAAAGCGGGCACCAGCGGCCACTGATGAGTGCGACGGGCGGGTTTGATGCGAgcgctccgtcgtcgtgtcACGGTCTTTACCGGAGGTCGTGTTTCAGATCTGAGGCCAGCAAATGGTGTCACGGCATGGAAAGGCTGCGATGCGGACTCAGTAAGCTCTTGTCGACAGAActgggcggcagcctcgcaaAGGACTCCGTTGGATGTTGGAACGGCTTCGCACCGCTTCGCGGCACGACGCAACGTCCTCCTCAGGGCGTCGGGGCGAGGGTGTCGCGAGGCGCAGCAGACAAGAGGCAGTTGAGGAGCGCGTTTTACCTTGTAAGTCACAAGCCACTCTGGTGCGGCGCCGTTTTGGGGGTGGAGACACGGGGTCGTCGAAAGGGGCCAGATCTCGCTGGCCGCACCCGAGGAAGTGAAAATAACCGTTCAAAGAAGAGAATGCCGCAGGCCACGTCCAGGAAGAAACAGGCAGCGACCGCTGGGTGAAGCTGAAGCCGAAAAAGGAGAGAAGCGAAgtgagagtgagtgagcgagcggtCGCGGAAAGAGGGGAAGTGCCAACGAGGCgcacagggcagggcaggccgCTGCAGGACCGGCGGACCGGGAAGGCACGATGGCAGCAAAGaaacaagaacaagaaggaACGGAACGGAAGACGAAAGCGCCAACCAGCCCCACGGACAAGCGAAGAGGCAGCCACGCGttactagtagtagtactcCGCTCGCACCTGCCTCGACCCATTCAGTCACGATCGAGAACTTTGCTCGCACTGCGCTGGGGGAAAACCCAGTCGAGTCAacatccatccagcccgcCGGCAACAACAGACGGACAGCCCACCGTCAAGGGTGTGAATCAGCCGCCTGCAAGATTGGAGGAGGGCGGAGCCGTCCAGGCTGGCCTGTGAGGTGAGTTGCGTCGTCCCGATCCAACAAGCGCTGTGGGCTAGCGAGCCACCTTGGCCGGGGCTAATAAGCGTCTTCGTGGAGGACCCCTGTCGTCCGTCAATGCATCGTCCGTCCTTCTGAGGAGCCTTATTGTGCTTCCCTTTCTGTCGGACCCTACCAAGCACGTATCCGAGGCGAAAAGTCGACCAGGCGCCAGCCgggacgccgtcgccccggTCAAGAGTTCGAAGCCTGGGTTCAATCACGGACGCGGCGCGAGACGCGTCGCTGCAACGGACTCGCATCCGCACGAATGCGTCCGAGCTTCGCCCAGCATCGGCCTGCCGCGGAGTGGGGACGCATTGCAGGAGGCTCGTTCGACCGCCTGTGCCTGGTGGTCACCACGTCATCTCGTCGCCTCGTATGCCACTTTCACCTGAACGAACAGCAAGATGAAGAAAAAGCGGTATCCTCGACGGAGCTGCTCTTGCAACGCGCAGTTCCGGTCGCTCTCCTTGACATGCTCGGACAGCGTGGTCATTTTCGTGAAgacccggcggcgcggccagcTGGTCCGAGCCCCAGCCAGTcccgccagctgctgctcgggccACGACTGTGCGCGCTCCCCTTGGCGTTGAGCCGGCCCCCTCACATTAGACTTTCTTCTGGGTCGCACTCTAGCCGACTCGAAACATCCCAGATTCTCGAACCAGGGTCATTTAGCCACTGAAACCACGCGGCGGTCCCTGGTAAACCTGGTCAAGCCACTGTCAAGCGGAAACACTAGCGCCCCTTctctgtcgccgccgccgtcgagccaaAAAGGCTGCTGGACAACGAGAGGACAGTCGAGAGGCCcccaccgccagcgcggTCAACGTGTTGGCTGTCAGCCGATTGAGATCGTCCAAAGCACGTCTATGGCGACAGTCTGGCCAATGAGGCTTCCAAGGCTCGGGACGCAGCCACGCCGTCTGCagacctcgccgacgaaTCATTCGAGACGATGGCTATCGGCCTGTAGGCAGACGTATTCTCACGAGTTGGGCGTCCAACGCTGCAAAGTGACCTCGTCATCTCGAAGAGAGAGCTCAAGTGGCAGCCGGGTTCCATCAAAGACCGACTCAAGcatggccagcagcacgcggCTTGGTGCCGAccccggcatcgtcgtcagcgcTTGCATCTCGACCATCTGTCTCTGGCACCCGTCGCCCTCCGGCGCTTCCTGCAATTTCATGAAGGTGTCGCCCTTGCAAGTCGGTCAGCCAAACGCGGCGCCCGTTCGCGCGAATTTTTAATTCACGTCGGGTCCGTCAACCCGGCTCTTTGTGCAGAATCTGGAGATGAGGAAGGCGCGAGGATGGCGTGGGCTCACGCTGCGTTGATCCGGAGGGCTCGCGATGCCGTCCGAGTGGATACGAGCCGTCCCACGGGTCCCGCATGACTGCGCCGTGTCTCAGATTTACCCATACGCGGTGGAGAGTGGGGACCTGCCTAGTTTGCTCAGTAACGCAATCGACGGGTGGGACAGGCCGTGTCGATGCTGGCACTGTACACCGTTGACTTTGGAGGACTGTACGATGTGACAGCAGCCCGGATCAACGTTCCGTCAACCTCGAAGATGCAAAGGCAAATTACGAACCGACCGCGAGCCGCGACTTGGCCCGAACGCCGTGCTGACAGCAGACGGCTCTGAGCAACGAAATGAGCGAGCAAACACCCTGGGCCGTCATCACATCTACGCCGCGAAAAGCCCGTTCCGGCTGGCAGCCGGGTTCCCGCGAGGTAGTACGCTCAACGGGTCGGGGAGCTGAAGCTGCGTcccatggccgtggtggcATGGCCGCGTCAAGTTGTAAGTGAAGGCCTACGACGGTTTCGCACACTCGCCCCCGTAGCGTGCGTCCGTATCCAGCAGTCTCAGCGTGCGGGTCCCGCGAGGAGCTCTGGCCACAGCTGTTGGGCCGTGGTATCACGAACACTGACTGCCCCGTGCTTGCTGCCCGAGCTTGCACCCGAGCTTGCTGCCGGCGTCCAAAAATACACTGACCAGAATTATTTATGGCGGAGCCACGAGGGTTGTCTCAGAGTCAGAAACCTCGTGTTGGGTTTCGGTGGCCAGCAGATCTGCCGCGGAACAGCCGAGCATACAGCGCGAAAGAGTTCAATTCCATGACACTGTGTTTAGGGTAAGCTGACAGGCCACGAGCTCAACGAAGGACCCTCGTGAGTCGTGAGGCCACGCAGCTCACCGGCTACGGCTGATGAAAGACCTCCTCCATgggccgccaccagcccgGCTCTCCCGACTcggagctcgtcgcgcccTCGACTAAGCTCTCCTGCATTTCGTCGGTCATGCTCCACCACTCGCGCACCTTGGGGTTCTCGGCCATGCGCTGCATGTCGCCGGCAAAGTCGTAGCCGATGTATTTGAAAGAGCTGAAGAGCAGCCCGGTCTTGTCGTCGTACCAGATGGAGTCTGTAAGGCGTCAGCGGGAAGCACGCCGCTCGAGCGACAGGGCACTTGCAGTCTTCCATCCCGCAGTCCTTGATCTGCTTGAGCACCTCGGGCCAAACCCGGGCGTGGCACGCCTTGTACTCGGCGGCTCGCTCGGGTCGAAGGCGGACGACCAGCCCGAAGCGCCGGCCCGGGTTCTTCATCTTCATGGACGCGGAGCGGTCCCGCACGGGCTGCGCCGCGGATTCcgtcggggacgggggcTGCCACATCTTGATCTTTTGCGGTTGCGtctgctgtcgtcgcccgctcgtcgCTCTTTATACCAACTCACCGAGCCAAGCGTGTGGGGAAGTGGATAAAGCCGTCGGGAGCTCGGGGTAAACGTCGAGTCGTCCGGTCACAGCACCCGTCGCAACCGAGTAACGCCGCCGTGTCAGTATTGCCAGACCGACAGATTTGAGGCAGAGGAGCAATTCCAAGTTGAAGCCCCAGCGACCGCAAGGACAAAGTATGCTTGtctccccgccgcccccgcgctCGCAGCTGCAAGGATGACGCCCAAGACACGGCACCACGACTAACCCCGCAGCATGAGGGGTCGATCCCCGTGTCGCACGTTACGTCAGGACTGCCCGTCGGCGGGATGTCGGCTGCCTACCGAAAACCGACGGTAACCCGCCTTGACCCGTGGGGCTCGCGGTCGCGTTCATGTAGATATTCACGGGTCGACCTTGGCGTGACGCGCCTGAGCTTCCGTCCGGCATCGATGGGTGAGTCACCGCCTTTGGTTGGAAGCCTCGTGGTCCGCAACGGCTTGCCGGCTAGGATTGATGGATTGCCGAAAAGGCCCATCCTCTGCCATGTTCACAAGTCCCAGAGAGCCCACGCCATTCACCTCACAAATCAACAATGGCAGCCGCCTTCAAccaccgccctcccgccccaGCCATGGGCGAGTCGTACATCGCGTTGAGAGGCGCGGACGGAGTTACCAGATGCGTAGGAATCGACCACTCGACGGGCAGGGAATTCTACGGCAGTTCCCATGGAGCGACTCACGACCTGGACTATACATTTGTTTATGACGAAGTCGAAGACGATCGTGTGATTGGGGCAGACTCGGTGACGGTCAAAAGTCCTCTGTCTTCTGGTGCAACTGGTACCGACCCATGGACCCTGGTCGACTCTGCGGGCGTAACTGACCATCTCGCCTTAGGACAGAACGATTCTTCGTCGCCTCGCTTGTCCGAACCGTTGACCCTGCAAGAATTTCTCGATATTCGACGGGACCTGGCCCACCGCCTGTCGATAgccatgccgcccgtcgagcccaTTCAAGTCGAAGCTTCCGCCCCGGTCCTCCACGTATTCGACGCACAAAAGGCGGACGACATCTATATCAGTTACCTGGGCTTCAAGGTTCACTGGTGGCGGTTCAACCGCAGCGGACTGGTGTACAAGAAAATTTCGCTAGGCGGGCTTGTGCTGTATCTGAGCGAGGTCTCCCGCGACTATACCGTCGAAGTAGGAGTTCGCATGCGCAAGGCGCAGCTCCAGGCGTATTGTAGCGACCTGGAAGCCAGAGGATTCGAGTCCATGAGTCCccaggtcgaggagggacCGACGCCTGGCAGTATGCGaatggccgtcgacgattCGTTTGGCAACCGAATCACGTTTTGGGCGGACAAGGAGTAGCTCTGGAGATGGACTTGTAAGATTACATTGTACGGCTAAAGTCTTTCTCACGGCGGTCATGGTATGGGCACGGTCACGATGGGCAGATGAGGCGAGGCCACGTTGGGCCGACTGCATTCCATCCTTCTGTCAAGCCTTTATTCAGGGAGCAGGGGCCATCACGATAGGGGCCATTAATTAAATCAACCTGTCACGATATTCATGACCCACTTCTTTCTGGCGACGGTGAGCAGCTTGATGTCGATGGGCTCGGGGCCAGGCAACGTCATTCTCTTGTACAAGTAGTCAAGCCGTACTGCGAGTCGGGATGCTCACGGCTGCCGGGTAGCGACGCCGACTATGAAGACGTCGCGAGGCGTCTGATGCTGGAAACGTCTAAACCGCCCGGCTTGACGGGGTCCAACGCCCCGGGCAACATCCATGGAACGCATGGATTGCACCGAGAGACGTATATTGCGATGAGGGGCTCTAATTTACATGTACTACAGGAATCAAAAAGGTGTTGAAACATCACACAGTCACTTTCACGACAATCATGGCAAATTAAATCACACAGACACTATCACGTCGATCATGGCAAAGGAAATCATCCAGACACTCTTTCCATTACTCCATACCCGACGCGAGACTAACGAGGCCACTTGTGATTCAAGTTCCTCCAACACTCCTCCAGCCTCGCCTGCTGGCCCTCCACGTCCTCAGGATCGTCGGCCCAGGACGCCGGAGTGTCGTGGGCATGTTGGTGCTGGGGAACCTGCGTCTTCGGGGCAGACTCCAGCCCGACAGGCTgtgcgggcgtcgccgactgtgacgccctcgacacccgctcctcctctttCTTCTGGGccacgacgcgggcgagcacgTCTCGGCCGAGAGCCTCGACCGCCGGATCGTCCTCGTGGTGGCCAACGTCCAGGGTCGCCTCGTACTTTTCGGCAATGCCGTGCCATTTGCCTTCCTTCATCATCTTCTGTACGGCCTTTGGTCCCCAAGGCGCAAAAGGCAGGCCAAGGCTATGACGAGCAGCCAGATAAAGGACTCGAACAAAGACTGACTTATCCTCTGTGAAGACCGTAGGCAGCCTAGCCCGCTCAACCAATAGGACCCGAACAGCTTCCTTGGGGCCCATCTGCCGGAAATGCTCGCATTGGTCGACAAAGTGCGCACCGTCGTTGCAGATGGTGCATGCCATGAGCTGGCCCGTTGCCGGGCTCGCCCGGATGCATTGCCTGGCTTGATGTCTGCCAGAGCCGCACGCTCCACATATAGCCCGGTCgggctcctgctgctgctgttggaggcgctgctccagctcctcgagctgccgATCTTCCTCCTCTCGACGAGTCGCAACCCACTGCCGGTGCTCTCGAAAGGCTTCCGCCAGGTTGCCAGCCCCACGGGCTCCCTCCGTCCGACGGCACAGTACTGACGCCGACCCGGTCgaagccggagccggagccggagccggagacTGAGGTACAGCCCCAGTCTGCTGCCCTCCTCTGCCCTCACGCGGACCGTGTCCGCCGGAATGGCCTCCACGGCCACAACCAccagctcgtccgccgcgaccgcTATTCATTGTAATGTATGTATTTTGCACGCAAAATACAGACTTGCGTCGATGGATGTATAGTTGGTCGTTTCGAGAGCGGGTATGCTTGCGTCGATGCCGGAAAACGTTGTATAAAGGAGATTGAAATTTTGCAAGGCAAACGGAGACGCAAAGGAGAATCAACAACGACGCACAGTCACCTGACTCTGAACAGCTGGCGACAGATGGGCAGAACGGACGAAAACGCGGTACTTTGAGCAAACTCAACGGGCCCATGTAGCCCAAACTCCCAGGCGAGCAGCACACCCGGCCAAGGGCGGTCCCTCAGGGCCACTACAACCACAAGGCCCCCTGATCATCGCCTGGCTTGCGAATCGACTTGTCGACTTGTCTCAAATAAGCCCTGTGCATTGCCATGGTCGGATTCACCCGTCTAGCCGCCATAGGGGTATGtactcggcgccgtcaatgTCTTGATCGTGCTCTCAGCGTGGAGGCGGCTTGGCGCTGCCATTCACTACCCGCATGCTCAACAGTCCGTCCTCCCCAACGCGTTCAGTCCCGCCCGACCGCCACACAAGTCAGTGGCCGCCATTCAAAAGGGATGCCTGAGGTAGAAACCAGTGGTAGACTAGCATCTCAAACTGTAGTGTTGCCAGCCGCCACACCTGGGCGTTTCGAAGCTCCCGACTACGCGCACACAACCTGAAATCACCAACTCAACGCTACACGAcagcgccatggcgaccaACCCGACGAAGCGTGCCAGGACAGACGACCCCGTGGAGGCCGCACAGATGCAATGCTTCGTCACGCCGCTGCTTGAATATCTGGCGACGGACCGCGCCCCAATCCCCGACGATGAAGCGCTCTTGGCCTCCGTCGGCATCGAGGGACCGCAGTTCGACGAGGACTGGACCCATGAGGACGAGCAAAGGCTCATGGTAGAATGGAGAACCATGACGGAATACACGGCGATGCAGGCGCTCCCTCGGCTGCACGAGCCGTTGCGAGACGTTTGGCGGATTGCGGTGCACGTCATGCATCGCACGCCCATCGGCATCATCTCTCTCGACGCACGGCTTTGCTATGGAGACGTCTCGTCACCGTCCTGGACACCGAGCTTCTGCGTGGCCTTGGGCAAGCTGATGCTCCATCCTTTTTGGCGTTACGACTACAAGGAGCTTGTCCGTGCCGTTCAGTTTGCCGTGGCATGTCGTACAGGCGAAAGGGGCGCCTGGTTCTTTCTCCCGGACAAGACCTGCTCATACCGCGTCAGCATGTCCATTGCGTTTGCCGCGGCCCATGATCCGCGCACGGCCTGCCAAGTCGTAGACGACATCATCCAGGAGCAGACGCCCCCGTCAGAGGTGCTCTTCTTCAGCCATCTGGGCGCCTATAtcgcacagcagcaccgcccggccgccccgacggGCGAGGCCCATGCCCACATGCGCAACCTACACGTCCGCACCGAGGACCTGGAGAACATCGCCAGGGCCCTCAATACCttccggccggccggtgtGCCTTTGGCCGCCCACACGGACCTCTATCATGCGGCCTACTTGAGCAGTCTGGACGTCCAGCCGCCGTTCTCCGACGACCGCATCCGCGAGATGCACGAAGTGGCGTGGCTGGAACAACTGCGCATCGTGGTCATGTACGAGAGGCTGTTGGGCGAGCAGGCAGAGGCAGACGACGCCGGACCAGGCGTCGATGAAGACCTCGTCCGTGCTACGGACGCACTACTCGGCCTGCCGTCCGAGGaggccccggcggcgccgctcgacACGGACGCCGGTGCCCCCGTCGTGCAACAGAACCGAGCACGGGCACCATCGTGGCTTACGGAAGAGGTGCAGTATATGCCCAGACACAGGCAGCACAACGTGGATCAGGACTATTACGATGACTAGCATTGTGTTGGTGGATGAAGGTGCTTGAACTTTTGCAAGGCTGCCCGAAGACAAGTGGCTGAAGGAACGGCTAGGGGCGGAAAGGGACAGCAAGGATAAGGCTACTGAGACTGTAATAATGGGAATAATCAAAAGGACTACAATTACTTACACACACTTGTTACACTGCTCGTCGTGACCAAACCAGGGGCATTTCCTCCTATCCGCTGGCAACGGCTGCCGATTGCTACCAGTCAGTGGCAGTGCCCACAAGCCTTGGCCCCGTGTGGGTGGGGGGTGGAGGGGTGGGGGAAGTCCCCGCAGCAGACTCGGTCCCAGTCGTACTTGCGGTTGGCCCTCTGATCGCGTTCTGGTCCAATGCTCGTCGACTGCCAATGGGAAACCGGTCAAGTCTGTCTGACCGCTGAATATACATGGGCCATAGCGTCACGTGATAGCTAGCTgctcagcggcgtcgtccatCCATGAACGCCCTACGCGTCgcccgtcaaggccgtcgggGCTCGGTCCCTGATGTCGGCAGTGGACGCAcaagcagcgccagcacTATGACGCAGATTTTCACAGGTCAATCTTTTTGCCGTGCCACGCTGCAGGCGCGACCGAGACACGTCCAATCACCGACCCTTGCATGACTGCGTTTGGAAGTGCGTTGAGGCCCTGTGGGACGGCGGCTCGGGCCGTTTATTATTACATAATGGTCCACGGCGCCACGTGAATATCCAGACGTCCAGGGCGGACGGcatctacgaagtacttcgtacgaagtatgttCAATAACTGGGCTTCAAGGTTCACTAGTGGCGGTTCGACAGCAACGGACTTGTAAATGAGAAGAGTTCGCGGGGCAGGCTTGAGCTATGCTGTATTTCTAAGCGAGGTCTACGGCGACTATGGCGTTGATGTGCACGTCCGCATCGGATGCGCAAGATGGAGCTCTAGGCCCTTTCAGAGCGACCTGGACGTCAACCCATGACGAGCTTCATTACCCACTTCTGTCTTGGGACAGAGAGCAGCTTGACTACGATAGGCGGGGAGCCAGGCAACGTCATTCTCTGGTAtaacgccggcggcgaaaaTACGAGAGCGGACACAGGCGTGGACCGCACGGAGCGGGCTTCCAggtcgaagacggcgacctctacgtcgtcggcgagcgtctTGACTATGAGCAACCGTAAGGAGTGCTCCGGCACGGACAGccagtcgccgtcgtcggggtccTGCTCTGGCTCGCCGGTGGCGAGCATGTCGGCCAGGGGGCGGGCCTCGTTGAGGCGGCCATACGCCATCTGCAGCTTGGACGTGGCGGCTTCGCTGGGGAAGCAGTGCgccacgtcgagcagcagctcgtaGGCCGCCAGCCTGTCGATAAAGGACatgccgacgaggtcgagcctggcgagcgcggcgtccaTGACGGCGTGCGGCGTCCAGGCCAGAACCTGCTCGGGCACGGGGCACGCGAGCGCCGTGCGGAaggcgtccatgtcggcgcgggcgcgcgcaggGTCCCAGGGATCGCCCAGCAACGACACCACGACGTCCCAGAGCGCCCTGTAGtagctcggcgccggggccgtcgaGGTGGCATCccgcggcgcgagggccCAGGAAGTCCTGTGGCCCACGGCACGGGCCGCCATgtcggtgccgtcgacgacgtgcccgaccagggcggcgcactcgtcggcggcgcgggagccggcgacgcgggaCATGAACTGCGACATGTTGCTGCGGGCGAGCCGCgtggcgtcgcccgccgccccggcagcgtcgagcgccttctTGAGCGCGGCGCACTCGGCATCTTTGGCACGGATGGCCGCGACCTTTGTCTCTACGCTCTTCTTGAgaccctcgacgacggcgtctttgaggctgacggcggcctcgagggactgcacctcggcctgcaggcgACGGCCCTTGTCCTCCAGCAGCGTCATTTCGCCGCTCACCTGGCTCCGCGCCTCCGCGatcgccgtggcggcgcgttgCCGCTCGGCATCGCACAGCTCCTTCCACTGCTTGGTCAGCTCCTGCGTGAGCTCGCTCATCTTGTCCGTCAGCTCGGTGCCCTGGTCAGTCGTCCTGGCCGCCTCTCGCAGCAGCCGGATCTCTTCGTCCTTGCGATCGACGgagccctcgagctccgacACCTTGTCCCTCGCCCtgcgcagctgctcctcgtacgcgtcggcgtcgtcgcgggctcTGCGCTCCAGGAGCTCCATCTCTGCCCCGAGGGAAGCCTCCGTCTCCCGCGCCTTCATGGCCACGCTctggagctcgacggcggccgtgtcggcggcggccctggccgTGCTGAGGGCCTGGTTCGCCTCGCTGAGCTGCTCCTGCAGccgctccttgtcctcgtcgcgctccgagaccatctcgcgcagcgcgtcgattgtgtcgtcgacggcctcctgGGTGGCCGGGACGGTCGGCCTGAGCGCGTCCGAcagggcctgggcggcgtcgggcgtTAGCACGGCCCGCAGCGCGGAGAAGCaactcggcgccgtgcctTCGCTCTGTGCCACCCAGTCCGCCAGggcctgcgcgacgcggGCCTCCCTACGACTGCTGCTGTCGGTCCTcgtgccgtcgaggtcgtctcGACTCTGCATCTGCGACTGTGACTGTGTCAGCAACGCATTGTACCTGTCGGGGCCCAGTCCCTCCATttggtcatcgtcgtcgtcgccgtcgtcgaggcgctggatgTCCGTCTTCAGGCCCTCCACCTCTTCaacgagcttcttgagctcggCCGTTCCATCGGCCGTGTAGCCCATGAGCTCCGCACGGTCGGTAGCGGCCGTGCGTATGTTCTCCACCCCTTGCCGGATATCGTCTGCGAGGTCCTTGACCTGCCGTACCGTGTGGGTCGGCGTCCGGGGCTTCCACAACCTGGCCAAGCCGGCCACCAGCAAGTTTCGTCGATgcgacgtcgtcttcttcggaGGTGCCATGACTTTCCACTGAATAGCGTACTGACGATGGCTTCGTGAATGTCTGACGTAGTGGTGTCGCTGTAATGATCGTGCCTTGTGCGAGAGAGTGTCGCAgagcggcagctgcgggC is a window of Purpureocillium takamizusanense chromosome 10, complete sequence DNA encoding:
- a CDS encoding uncharacterized protein (COG:S~EggNog:ENOG503P5K9); this translates as MWQPPSPTESAAQPVRDRSASMKMKNPGRRFGLVVRLRPERAAEYKACHARVWPEVLKQIKDCGMEDYSIWYDDKTGLLFSSFKYIGYDFAGDMQRMAENPKVREWWSMTDEMQESLVEGATSSESGEPGWWRPMEEVFHQP
- a CDS encoding uncharacterized protein (EggNog:ENOG502UCNJ~COG:E), with amino-acid sequence MAAAFNHRPPAPAMGESYIALRGADGVTRCVGIDHSTGREFYGSSHGATHDLDYTFVYDEVEDDRVIGADSVTVKSPLSSGATGQNDSSSPRLSEPLTLQEFLDIRRDLAHRLSIAMPPVEPIQVEASAPVLHVFDAQKADDIYISYLGFKVHWWRFNRSGLVYKKISLGGLVLYLSEVSRDYTVEVGVRMRKAQLQAYCSDLEARGFESMSPQVEEGPTPGSMRMAVDDSFGNRITFWADKE
- a CDS encoding uncharacterized protein (EggNog:ENOG503PHWS), which codes for MACTICNDGAHFVDQCEHFRQMGPKEAVRVLLVERARLPTVFTEDKSVFVRVLYLAARHSLGLPFAPWGPKAVQKMMKEGKWHGIAEKYEATLDVGHHEDDPAVEALGRDVLARVVAQKKEEERVSRASQSATPAQPVGLESAPKTQVPQHQHAHDTPASWADDPEDVEGQQARLEECWRNLNHKWPR
- a CDS encoding uncharacterized protein (EggNog:ENOG503PXR2), with amino-acid sequence MATNPTKRARTDDPVEAAQMQCFVTPLLEYLATDRAPIPDDEALLASVGIEGPQFDEDWTHEDEQRLMVEWRTMTEYTAMQALPRLHEPLRDVWRIAVHVMHRTPIGIISLDARLCYGDVSSPSWTPSFCVALGKLMLHPFWRYDYKELVRAVQFAVACRTGERGAWFFLPDKTCSYRVSMSIAFAAAHDPRTACQVVDDIIQEQTPPSEVLFFSHLGAYIAQQHRPAAPTGEAHAHMRNLHVRTEDLENIARALNTFRPAGVPLAAHTDLYHAAYLSSLDVQPPFSDDRIREMHEVAWLEQLRIVVMYERLLGEQAEADDAGPGVDEDLVRATDALLGLPSEEAPAAPLDTDAGAPVVQQNRARAPSWLTEEVQYMPRHRQHNVDQDYYDD